A region of the Canis aureus isolate CA01 chromosome 5, VMU_Caureus_v.1.0, whole genome shotgun sequence genome:
CCTGGTTGGTACCTTGTGTAACCTCTGGCTGAATGTTGCCTCCCTGGTTCTCCATTTCTTACTGTATAAAATGGGAGGAAAGAGATGGACTGAATATACTCAGAGGTATTTCCCAGCTCTGTTTCCTGtgctttcttgccttctttttgcTTAGCTCGTTTTGTACTTTCTTCAAgtgcagagaagagaggagaagccTTAGTAGTGACAGAGATGTGGAGTATTTTGCTGCTATGCACTACTCCTATTGAGGAAACTCTTTCCGTTGAAGTCACTTAAGGGGAAGAATATAACTGGTCCAATCAAGTCCTTCCCCTGTGGTCTGAGAAGAGTGAGGGTACTGGGAGGAATGTGTGATTGTTTCAGCTGGTGGTTAGTAGTACTGTTTCTCTGCTTTGTACAATGTTACGGAGTTGATTCTCCTCTCCTAGTTAGAGAATCCATTATACAAAAAGaatccttattttttcttatgctttcaCTTTACTTTCACACCACCTTGCACAAACTGATCTTTTTAGTTTTGATCTAATTTGTACAGTAGCAAGTAACAGATATTGCCTGAATGTTGGTCCCATTTAGAAAATCTTCCCCAGCCTTCTAGagattcttttttgtgtgttacACTTGGGGTATCTGTCTGAAAGTATTACTGAgtgtccttgcttttcttttaaaagtttactcTTTGTGAAAATTAATTCCTTTCTTCAATTCAGTTAACAataaaaaactttgtttttagaCTTATTGGCTTTGAAGTGGAAAAAAGCTATGTAGAGTTTAGGGATTGCATATCATTTTTTCCTGTGTTGAGATTCTCCCTAGTTGCTGCTACAAGTGCTTTTTGTGCCCCCTGCTTCAGgcttaagaaagaaatgaagagtagACATCTGTGTATTGGGTTTCATGCATTTCTTTTCGTTTCTGCTTAAGGAACTCTAATAATAAAAGGACTTTCTTCTGTCTTATATTTTAGGAAAACCAGTACAGCCAGTCAAACGGGAGCTTCTCCGGCATAGGGACTATAAAGTGGACCTGGAATCCAAGCTTGGGAAGACAATTGTCATTACCAAGACCACGCCACAATCTGAGATGGGAGGGTGAGtgacttttcatctttttcaggAGCCAAGACTAGGTCTAATAAACTGTGTTGATTTTAGCAAGTGTCGAGGAGAGGTTCTCTGGCTCCAGGATAGCAATCATGTTACTTAtaattctatctttatttttatttatttttttaatagtcctACCTTTAGATATTTCTTTGTGTCACTCCTGTTCCAGGCCTCAACTAAACATGGTAGTGTCTCTAGGAGGAGTTACTCTGTAGACCTCTTCATATTGGCACTGTAACTCTTTCTTAATAtctgaagaggaagaaatgaaggaaaggacTCCTGAAAACATTTCTAGGGGAGAGATTTCTCGAGCTAGAATGGAGCCTAGAAGCTGTTGATGGTGAATAAAGGGAGTTGAGGTTCCAGACTGGCTGCAAAGGTTGTAGTTGTTACGGATTGCTTGGTTGTACACTTTCCTCCTAGACCAAGACTATGACCCATGAGAAGAGGTGTCCTGTAAGGACTTTTGTTTTTGCCCACCACTACTACAGTATTCATTTACGTTTTCTAGCAGGAGAGCAAAACAGATAGCAATGAGTGACATGTCTGAATTGCTTAGAAAACttacatcagggatccctgggtggctcagtggtttggcgcctgcctttggcccagggcatgatcttggggtcctaggatcaggtcccatgtcgggttccctgcatggagcctccttctccctctgcctgtgtctgcccctctctccccccctccctgtttctcataaataaataaataaaatcttaaaaaaaaaaacacctcacatCATTCTTTTCTGTATTAGTTACCTATTCCTGTGTAAATTAACTAACTCACCAAAATTTAGCAGCATAAAACAGATAGCTAACAATTTGGGTAAGTAATCTGGAAAGGCTTAGGGTGTCACAAAGCTGCAATGAAGGTGTCTGCTGGGTCTGCATTCATATGAGGCTTAAGTGGGGCTGAATGATTTGATTGAAAGCTCTTTCATGTAGTGCTTTGGAGGCCTCACTTCTTTGCCCCATGGGCCTCTAGTGCTGTTGACAATAAAGCAAGTGGCTTCCCAAGAGTAAGACATGGacaggctatttatttatttattttaattttaatttttgtattttttttaattggagttcgatttgccaacatatagtataacacccagtgctcatcccgtcaagtgtcccccatAATGCTCGTCACTCAGTCACACCaactgcccacccacctccccttccactaccccttgttcatttctcagagttaggagtctctcatgttctgtcaccctctctgatttttcccactctttttctctcctttcccctataatccttttcactattttttatattccccgtatgagtgaaaccatatactgtttgtcctccTCCCATTAACTTATTTCACCccgcataataccctttagttagACATGGACAGACTAACACTgcagccttttttaaaaaaaaatttctttttttatttttttatttttttattttttatttatttatgatagtcacagagagagagagagaggcagagacacaggcagggacagaagcaggctccatgcgccgggagcccgacatgggattcgatcccaggtctccaggatcgcgccctgggccaaaggcaggcgctaaaccgctgcgccacccagggatcccccaattttttttttttttaaagattttttatttatttattaggcagagagacagagggaaaagcaggctccatgcagggagcctgatgtgggactcgatcccaggtctccaggatcacagcccgggctaaagacagcgctaaaccactaagccaccggggctgcccctttttaaaaatttttaataaagattttacttatttatttattcataagagacagagagaggtagagacataggcagagacagaagcaggctcctctcagggaacccaatgcaggacttgattcctgcacccaggatcacgccctgagccgaaggcagatgctcaaccgctgagccacccaggcgtcccagaagccttttttttttttttttttaatagcctatTCTTGGAAGTGACACAGcgtaatttttgaaatttttttttttttaagattttatttgagagagactaaacaagagagacagcatgagcagcgggagggccagagggagaagcagaaatccccagtgagcagggagccagatgccaggctcagtcccaggaccctgaaatcatgatctgaaccaaaggcagacacttaactgagccacctaggtgctctgaAATATTCTTTTGGTCACAGGACAATTCTAGTACAAATTGGTAGGGAACTGCACAAGGTACGCATACCATGAATTTGAGAATCATTGTGGGGCTATCTTGGAGTTTGGCTACCATACTCTTCCACGAGGTAAGGCTTTATAAAAATGAGAAGTGCTGCCTTCTTGTAAACAGAAAATTTGCCTGAAAATATGaggtttttaacatttatttatacatttatttatttatttatttaatttatttattcattcattccttcattcattcattcatgagagacacagagagagagaggcaaagacataagcagagggagaagcaggctccatgcttgcaggaagccccgatgtgggactcgatcccgggactctgggattgcgtcctgagccaaaggcagatgctcagctgctgagccacccaggcatccccaaaaatgAGTTTCTTAGTTGAAAACATTAAGATCCTTAAGCTAGATTTGACCACAAGTGCTGTTTCTTCTGTTCGCTAGGTATTACTGCAATGTCTGTGATTGTGTGGTGAAGGACTCCATCAACTTCCTGGATCACATTAATGGAAAGAAACGTAAGGCTTGGAGGTAGTTTGTGACTAGGACTGGGATTGGGTTTTGGAGACGGGGTAGGGGAAGGAGTGGTTTcagttgaatctttttttaatgcctGAGAATTTCTCCGGTTGCTTCATCCTTTACTTCATAATCTAATGTTTCTGGAGGCACTGAGATGAGACACTGTTTTAGGCTCTCAACAAGCTCAGACCACAGTCTTCTCCAAGGCCTCGCTGTCCCCACTGGTATGCATTTGCTCACTAGGGGCAGTTGAAAGCCACTTGCATCTTGCTATTTGTAGCTGCTGCTTCTGGGAACAAGTAAAGCCAAGGgttgtttattgttgttgttttccagctataattatttttgctgtgtattattttatgaaaaaattttttctttttaatgtcaaaGACTTTTTGATGGCCTGAAGATATTGTAATGTCATTACCTTTTTCGCTATTGATCCCACCCAGATCAGCGAAATCTGGGCATGTCTATGCGTGTGGAACGTTCCACCTTGGATCAGGTGAAGAAACGTTTTGAAGTCAACAAGAAGAAGAtggaagagaaacagaaggatTATGATTTTGAGGAAAGGATGAAAGAGCTCAGAGAAGAGGTAAGGATTTTTTCCATCCTTTGTCCTCCAGCTTTGAATTTTATGTTACTAATCATGAGGAGGCTGTCTTCCTCATCCACTCCTCCTCTCAGGGGATAGTTGTATCCTGAATCTCTTTGTATTgggggaaataataaatatttccttagaGACTCTCAAGATCTGAAGGATATGGTTATAAACCTATCCTTTTTTCCTAGACTCTGggcctacttttttttctttaaactataGGAGGGATTAAATTCACCTAGTCCCCAAGAGGCACATAGAACTTGGCTGACTGGGTCAgaattctctttccttcactTACTAGCTATGACTTTTGGGCAAGTTATATAACTTCTccatgtctcagttttctcatattaAGAGATCTTAGATTATAATCTACATAAGTGTTTAGATCAATTACTGGCATATACTCTATGCACCAGGGTGATAGTTGCTATTATATGGTTCTGTTTTCATAACCTTTTTAAGAACTAGAGATGTAGGACTGAGAAATACTCTTCACAGGCTaaaacttctttttgttgtttcttaaaatctttaCTGTGGCTTTTCCTCTGCTCTTGAAATTTTACTTGCCTTTACTATTTTCTCCTAAAGATAGAAAGGAATCTTGACACTCACTTGTCTCTTTCAACATTTGGCTTAGGAGTCTGAACTGATTCTGAGTGATTTCCCCCCTAGGAGGAAAAGGCCAAAGCCtacaagaaagagaaacagaaggagaagaaaaggagggcTGAGGAGGACTTGACATTTGAGGAGGATGATGAGATGGCAGCTGTGATGGGCTTCTCTGGCTTTGGTTCCACCAAGAAGAGTTACTGAGGCTTTCTATGCTTGGCCTTttgttaactgtgtgtgtgtgggggtcatttgggggggggggggacttggGAAAGTCCTTAAGAGCTGCAATGGGGGTGGACTAGAGGGTGGGTGTTGGTGGTTTCCCTCTACTTTGGGAGAGAACACAGGATGCAGAGGTAATGCTGTGGCATATTCCTTCAGCCTCAGCATATCACTGGAGTCACAGGGCCTCTGCCTGAGTTCCCAATAAAGAAAAACCTCTTCTGAGGCTGCTTTCCCAAACCTCCCCCTGCATCTTTCCCTCTTCATCTGTCCAATCTCTTTGAGCAGCTGACATTTATCCtgtgttttccatttgttttaattttgactCTTGCTTAGCCTGCAGCAGAAGGGTTCTCTGGGTCCCCAGTGTCCAGTTGATAGCACATTTTTGACCAGCCCTCTTTCCCCCAAACCTCCTGTGGTTCTCTACTgcctgtgcatgcatgtgtatttcTGCCTGGGTCAGTGATATGTGCGGGCGTGTGTGCATGAATTTGTCACATAGAGGGAGCCTGAGCTAGATCCTCAGAGCATTGTTGCCTTGGGGCCTGATGTTCTTGGCTCCCTCAGTGCATGTAACAGGAAATTAAATGGGATGAGTGTTTGGTGTGGTTTTTGTCTGGTGAGttttttaacctttgtttttCATACGTAGACTGTTCAGCCTTTcctgtttgtttcattttattgaggattactctttttttcttccttgtgagCAGGCTCTTGGAAGAACCTATttgatgcaaaaaaagaaaaagaaaaaaaaactttatatggGAGCCCTTGGGTCTCAGAGACTGTTCAACATGTATAATAAATGGCATTGACTGGGCCTATTCACATTTGGTGGGAACATTCCATATTCTTCCCagtgtattgtttttgtttttgttttttttcctacactgaatatttacatatagagctgctgcttttttctcccttcatttgagccctgtcactttttttttctaggttcctTCAGCACGAGTTGTATTTTCCTCTGATGGGATGTGTGTCCAGATGAATCTAAACACAACTTTTCCTATAATTTTAGCCTCCTTTGGTCTGTTTTTGGAACAGCAGAATTTAGGGTGGAACTTGGTGTTTTCCTTGCTATCTGCAGTTAGGCTAAGCACAGGGTTATTCAGTTTTAGCACTGTTGACCTTTTGGGCTGgttaattctttgttgtggaggcTCTCTTACGCATTTCAGGATGTTTAGCAGTGTCCCTagcctctactcactagatgctGGTAGCACCTCCTGCCCGAGTTTGACAAATAAGGATGTGTCCCCAGGAGTTGGGGGTGAAATCCCTCCTGCCAGTCCCATTGAGAAGCATTGACAAGCTGTCTCCCTACTTTGGTCTGACTTGAGAATTAGAAGGCACAGACTGCTTAACTAAAGAAAAAGGTTTGATATTCCCTGAATTGGGTACTGTGCCAGATCCTAGGGATATAGGGGGAAAATCAGTCTTTTAAACCAACAATAGTTACACAAACTTCAAGCAGATGAATTCTGTAATTTTAACTGGTTCTATATCCTGAAAAGTGGGTTCTGTGTGTGTGAAGAAGGCTGCCATCAGCAACCTTGGTGTAAATAAGCACAAGGTTTATTTACATTCTCTGTCGCATCTGGCCCCTAGAAGCATCTGAACTACCTTTGGGTCCCTTAAAGTACTATGCTCTTCCCTTTGGACTTTTGTACATAACTCCCTTTTTACCAGGCATaacttttgcctattttatttctGATGCTCAGTCTTGCCATTGGGATCACTGTGAATGTGTGTCTACTGGCTCAAAGTTTCATGTATGGTATTTGTTGGCCAATTGCAGGCAGATTAGTGGATTCTTTCCTTGATAGGATTATGTGCTCTACAGGTCATTCAAGTAACAGCTCTACTCTAGTAGGCTGGGCCCTTTTGCTCTCCATTTCAAGGCAGGCTGGAGAAAGCGTCAGCTGAGTTCCTTGCATTTTTCATTACTCTTCAGGAAACCGTCTAATTCAGATTGTCTTCaagtgatttctctctctttggtaCAGTGAAATCTTAACTATGGTCACCTGTACTAAAAAGTGATTTTGAACAACAGGTTCTCTCAATTCTCTTGGGACTGGCAAGTGGGTTTGAGTCTAAGGGGGTGTGTCTAGGTCATGGATATGTGAAGAGACTCAAGATGGTGACTTGGGAGGGGGGAAGAAGGAGATGGAATGGAAATTTAGGAGCCCAGAGCAATCCCAGATAACTCAGGAATCTCTGGAAGAGAAACTTCTTTGGTGTTTGTGgtctttctaaaatctgaaaattttgCATTCTGATTGAGGAATGTGCCTGTTACTCTCCTAcatgtgttcatttattcagtgGTTGCTAAGATACTGAACAAGTTGTAGGACCTGGTAGTCTTTGCTAGGGTAAGGCATCAGGGTTCCAACTGTCATGGAATTTACATTCTGGTGGAATTGCCTTTTACAGTACCTAGGAACAAAAGTTTGGATGATTTCAGGCACCCCCAGGGACTCTTGCTGCATTGCTCTGATAACCCCCtccaaaaatttaaatgtgaagatTCTTTAATCAGCAATTCTACTCTGAAGTGTCTATCCTAAAAACATACCTGTGTTTGTGTACATATACTTGAAAGTTTACTGCAGCTTTGTTTATATAAcagtgaaacatttaaaataaaactggtaCATTTATTCTTGAACATAATGCAACCATTACTATATATATGAATCAGATTTGTGTATTAACAAGAAAGATCACCAAGACATACTATCAAgtaaaaaagcacaaaaacaatACCAGACAAATTGATGTTCATAACCCCCCCAACCTCCTTCATAAAACTATATTATATGTACAGTTAAATAAAGAGATTGAGAAAAAGGACTGGAAGGGCATACACTGAAATGCTAACTGGTTAACTGGAAGAAATTATGGGAAGAGAAAGGTTAGCTGTTTAACAACGTACATAAAAGGAATAGAGTATTCATGTGGGGTTATTTATTCTTTGGTCCCAAAACCCAGGAATAAATATATGTGGaggttaaaatgtttaaaatgctaACAAATAATACCATGAAACACCTATTATGGCACCTGAGAGGGGCTGTTAGGTATATCTTGTTTAGTTTCAGAGTTCCAAGGTAAGGCCTTGAATACACCTTGCACCTTTAAACATTCCACTCTTGACTCAGGCACTGTGAAATTGATTTGGTCAAAGAGTGACTCCCTGTGGTTGTTCAGCCAGCATAGAGGCTGAAGGGGATGTCCAGAGACCTGTGGACCAGGTGACCGCTGCAAGACAATAAACTTGGAAGGCACCTGATTGGTAGAGCTCGCTAGGCTGTTAAACGGAGGAGTTCTTATAGCAGTGTGTCCTCAGCAGATGAGCACTCCCGAGTGTCTGGGTAGGGCAGTTGTTTGGATGCTAGAGTGTACTGGATCACTCCTGTTacgatttaatttattttatcacatGTTTTTCTTGCCAGTCAAGATAATATCTAGAGGATGTGGCCAGCTTGTCCCTAGCTGAGCAGTTCCTTCAAGTAAAGCATCTTCTCACCACTCA
Encoded here:
- the ZMAT2 gene encoding zinc finger matrin-type protein 2 isoform X2; its protein translation is MASGSGTKNLDFRRKWDKDEYEKLAEKRLTEEREKKDGKPVQPVKRELLRHRDYKVDLESKLGKTIVITKTTPQSEMGGYYCNVCDCVVKDSINFLDHINGKKHQRNLGMSMRVERSTLDQVKKRFEVNKKKMEEKQKDYDFEERMKELREEEEKAKAYKKEKQKEKKRRAEEDLTFEEDDEMAAVMGFSGFGSTKKSY
- the ZMAT2 gene encoding zinc finger matrin-type protein 2 isoform X1 — translated: MVRVQEPPRRVLAQGLWNRGELLGWGPEATSAFWCGVESLRSRQTKNLDFRRKWDKDEYEKLAEKRLTEEREKKDGKPVQPVKRELLRHRDYKVDLESKLGKTIVITKTTPQSEMGGYYCNVCDCVVKDSINFLDHINGKKHQRNLGMSMRVERSTLDQVKKRFEVNKKKMEEKQKDYDFEERMKELREEEEKAKAYKKEKQKEKKRRAEEDLTFEEDDEMAAVMGFSGFGSTKKSY